A part of Catenulispora sp. MAP5-51 genomic DNA contains:
- the disA gene encoding DNA integrity scanning diadenylate cyclase DisA, with protein sequence MRTVTGEVSERAALSAILTNVAPGTVLRDGLERILRGNTGGLVVFGFDKLVDEMSTGGFVLDVEFSPQRLRELCKMDGAVVVSSDGSRIVRAGVQLVPDAAIPTEETGTRHRTADRVAKQTGFPVLSVSQSMRIIALYLRGQRVVLEDSGAILSKANQALATLERYKLRLDEVTGTLSALEIEDLVTVRDVAAVAQRLEMVTRIADEVAGYVVQLGVDGRLLSLQLDELMAGVDPDRDLIARDYLPERTGKKARTVADVSDDLGGLDRTQLLDLLQVARAMGFGGGVEVLESAVSPRGYRLLAKVPRLPGAVIDRLVEHFGGLQKLLAASIDDLQRVEGVGETRARSVREGLSRLAESSILERYV encoded by the coding sequence ATTCGCACAGTGACAGGTGAGGTCTCCGAACGCGCCGCCCTGTCGGCGATCCTGACCAACGTCGCGCCGGGCACCGTGCTGCGCGACGGCTTGGAGCGCATCCTGCGCGGCAACACCGGCGGCCTGGTGGTCTTCGGCTTCGACAAGCTCGTGGACGAGATGTCCACCGGCGGCTTCGTGCTCGACGTCGAGTTCTCCCCGCAGCGGCTGCGCGAGCTGTGCAAGATGGACGGCGCCGTGGTCGTCTCCAGCGACGGCAGCCGCATCGTGCGCGCCGGCGTGCAGCTGGTCCCGGACGCGGCGATCCCGACCGAGGAGACCGGCACCCGGCACCGCACCGCCGACCGCGTCGCCAAGCAGACCGGCTTCCCGGTGCTCTCGGTTTCCCAATCGATGCGCATCATCGCCCTGTACCTGCGCGGCCAGCGCGTGGTGCTGGAGGACTCCGGCGCGATCCTGTCCAAGGCGAACCAGGCGCTGGCCACCCTGGAGCGCTACAAGCTGCGGCTGGACGAGGTCACCGGCACCCTGTCGGCGCTGGAGATCGAGGACCTGGTGACCGTCCGCGACGTGGCGGCGGTGGCGCAGCGCCTGGAGATGGTGACCCGCATCGCCGACGAGGTGGCCGGCTACGTGGTCCAGCTCGGCGTGGACGGCCGGCTGCTCTCGCTCCAGCTGGACGAGCTGATGGCCGGCGTGGACCCGGACCGCGACCTGATCGCCCGCGACTACCTGCCCGAGCGCACCGGCAAGAAGGCGCGCACCGTCGCCGACGTCTCCGACGACCTCGGCGGCCTGGACCGCACCCAGCTGCTGGATCTGCTGCAGGTGGCCAGGGCGATGGGCTTCGGCGGCGGCGTCGAGGTCCTGGAGTCGGCGGTCTCCCCGCGCGGCTACCGGCTGCTGGCCAAGGTGCCGCGGCTGCCCGGCGCGGTCATCGACCGGCTGGTGGAGCACTTCGGCGGCCTGCAGAAGCTGCTCGCGGCGTCCATCGACGACCTGCAGCGGGTCGAGGGCGTCGGGGAGACCCGGGCCCGGTCGGTGCGCGAGGGGCTCTCGCGGCTGGCGGAGTCCTCGATCCTCGAACGGTACGTCTGA
- a CDS encoding alpha/beta fold hydrolase, which yields MTDHITSKDGSTLAVDSLGSGPVVVLVGGAFNDRSTVAGLAMELAPRFTAVTYDRRGRGASTDAVREAGGGFDVGAEIDDLAAVIEHVGGHAHLFGHSSGAIMVLEGAMRGLPADSVAIYESPYRADPELPHPPSDLLDRLTAMADEGDRDGAASLFLTEAIGLPPEIVSGMKHGPTWAFFLDKAPTLPYDVALSRPWEFVDRDRLAALEVPVLAVHGDKSAPGLMAGAKVVADSVPGARLVVLPGEDHGVLQHPEALAPTLVEFFG from the coding sequence ATGACCGACCACATCACGTCCAAGGACGGCAGCACCCTCGCGGTCGACTCGCTCGGCAGCGGGCCCGTCGTGGTCCTCGTCGGCGGCGCCTTCAACGACCGCAGCACGGTCGCCGGGCTCGCGATGGAACTGGCTCCGCGCTTCACCGCCGTCACCTACGACCGCCGCGGCCGGGGCGCGAGCACCGACGCGGTGCGCGAGGCCGGCGGCGGCTTCGACGTCGGCGCCGAGATCGACGATCTCGCGGCGGTCATCGAGCACGTCGGCGGGCACGCGCACCTGTTCGGCCACTCCTCCGGCGCGATCATGGTCCTGGAGGGCGCGATGCGCGGCCTGCCGGCGGACTCCGTCGCGATCTACGAGTCGCCCTACCGCGCCGACCCGGAGCTGCCGCACCCGCCGTCCGACCTGCTGGACCGGCTCACCGCCATGGCCGACGAGGGCGACCGGGACGGCGCGGCGAGCCTGTTCCTCACCGAGGCCATCGGCCTGCCGCCGGAGATCGTCTCGGGCATGAAGCACGGACCGACCTGGGCCTTCTTCCTCGACAAGGCACCGACGCTGCCGTACGACGTGGCGCTGTCCCGGCCGTGGGAGTTCGTCGACCGGGACCGGCTGGCCGCGCTGGAGGTGCCGGTGCTGGCCGTCCACGGCGACAAGTCCGCCCCCGGTCTGATGGCCGGCGCGAAGGTGGTCGCCGACTCGGTGCCCGGCGCGCGGCTGGTGGTGCTGCCCGGCGAGGACCACGGCGTGCTGCAGCACCCCGAGGCGCTGGCGCCGACGCTGGTCGAGTTCTTCGGCTGA